A portion of the uncultured Draconibacterium sp. genome contains these proteins:
- a CDS encoding purine-nucleoside phosphorylase, with product MLEKIKVTANFIKERIQASPEVGIILGTGLGGLVNEIEILESIPYTDIPNFPVSTVDGHAGRLIYGKLGDKEVLAMQGRFHFYEGYNMKEVTFPVRVMKFVGVKNLFVSNASGGLNPDWNVGEIVLLTDHINFFPEHPLRGKNVEELGPRFPDMSKPYSQGLRNKAKLIAMQNNIDVKEGVYVGVSGPTFETPAEYKMFRILGGDIVGMSTVPEVIVARHMDMRVFGISIVTDSGVPGEIVEISHEEVQEVAMKAEPKMTLIMKELIQSIK from the coding sequence ATGTTGGAGAAAATAAAAGTAACCGCGAACTTCATAAAAGAAAGAATTCAGGCAAGTCCTGAAGTTGGAATTATTTTGGGAACCGGCCTTGGTGGCTTGGTTAACGAGATTGAAATCTTAGAATCAATTCCGTATACCGATATCCCGAATTTTCCGGTGTCAACCGTTGATGGTCATGCCGGACGATTGATTTACGGAAAGCTGGGCGACAAGGAAGTGCTGGCTATGCAGGGGCGCTTTCATTTTTACGAAGGTTACAACATGAAAGAAGTAACTTTCCCGGTGCGCGTGATGAAGTTTGTAGGTGTAAAAAATCTTTTCGTATCGAATGCCAGCGGTGGTTTAAATCCCGACTGGAATGTTGGCGAAATTGTATTGCTTACCGATCATATTAACTTTTTTCCTGAGCATCCCTTACGCGGGAAAAATGTGGAAGAACTCGGTCCCCGGTTTCCCGATATGAGTAAACCATACAGCCAGGGCTTGCGTAACAAAGCCAAATTAATTGCAATGCAAAACAACATCGATGTAAAAGAAGGTGTATATGTTGGAGTTTCAGGACCCACTTTTGAAACGCCTGCCGAATACAAAATGTTCCGCATTTTAGGAGGCGACATTGTAGGCATGTCAACAGTGCCCGAAGTAATTGTAGCCCGCCATATGGATATGCGTGTTTTCGGAATTTCGATTGTTACCGACAGCGGAGTGCCCGGCGAAATTGTGGAAATTTCGCACGAAGAAGTGCAGGAAGTGGCTATGAAAGCCGAACCCAAAATGACCTTGATTATGAAAGAGCTCATTCAGAGCATTAAATAA
- a CDS encoding pyridoxal-phosphate dependent enzyme, protein MMNIPNYTDVERAHKIVQKYAHRTPVLSSVSINQIVGAELFFKCENLQKVGAFKFRGACNAVFSLSEEDAQKGVATHSSGNHAAALALAARMRGIAAHIVMPENSPEIKKKAVAGYGAKITFCKPTLQARESTLAKVIEETGATEIHPYNNFHVIAGQGTAAKELIEDKGEFDVIMAPVGGGGLLSGTAISSKELLPACKVIAAEPAGADDAFRSFHSKKWVPSENPKTIADGLLTSLGERNFSIILDKVDDIVTVSEESIVEAMRMIWERMKIIIEPSSAVPLAAILEKKVDVQEKKVGIILSGGNLDLGKLPF, encoded by the coding sequence ATGATGAATATTCCGAATTATACCGACGTTGAGAGAGCACACAAAATCGTACAAAAATATGCACACCGCACACCGGTTTTGTCGTCGGTGAGTATTAACCAAATTGTTGGTGCCGAACTGTTTTTTAAGTGCGAGAACCTACAAAAGGTAGGTGCTTTTAAATTTCGCGGGGCGTGTAATGCGGTGTTTTCGCTGAGCGAGGAAGACGCGCAAAAAGGTGTGGCAACGCATTCCTCAGGCAATCATGCGGCAGCACTGGCATTGGCAGCGCGTATGCGCGGTATTGCGGCACATATTGTAATGCCAGAAAATTCGCCCGAAATAAAAAAGAAAGCCGTTGCCGGATATGGTGCAAAGATTACCTTTTGTAAACCTACACTGCAGGCGCGCGAAAGTACGCTGGCAAAAGTGATTGAAGAAACCGGAGCAACAGAAATACATCCCTACAATAATTTTCACGTAATTGCCGGGCAGGGAACAGCTGCCAAAGAACTGATTGAAGACAAAGGTGAATTTGATGTTATTATGGCGCCCGTTGGTGGTGGTGGTTTGTTAAGCGGAACGGCAATTTCAAGCAAAGAGTTACTGCCGGCCTGCAAAGTAATAGCTGCCGAACCTGCCGGAGCCGACGACGCGTTTCGTTCGTTTCATTCTAAAAAGTGGGTGCCTTCCGAAAATCCGAAAACGATTGCCGACGGTTTGCTAACCTCTTTGGGTGAACGAAACTTTTCGATTATTCTCGACAAAGTAGATGATATCGTAACCGTTTCGGAAGAAAGTATAGTGGAAGCCATGCGCATGATTTGGGAGCGTATGAAAATTATTATCGAACCTTCGTCGGCTGTGCCGCTGGCTGCTATCCTTGAAAAAAAAGTGGATGTGCAGGAAAAGAAAGTAGGTATTATTCTTTCGGGAGGAAACCTTGATTTGGGGAAGTTGCCGTTTTAA
- a CDS encoding PrsW family glutamic-type intramembrane protease, whose protein sequence is MNLLVLALAPVVIIAAYIYFRDKYEKEPLRLLLFALLAGGLTVIPILFLEGFLDRFTVRFTWLLAAGWKAFAVAAFSEELFKYLALYLLIWKSPEFNEKFDGIVYAVYVSLGFAAVENVLYVMDGGLSTGIMRAITAVPAHAIFGITMGFYFGLAKFYEKQRQSLKQKALLFPILLHGIYDFILFTEIGWLTIVFVGFVVYLYISGLKRLRELSKQSIYNTDYDLLNEKLSNIK, encoded by the coding sequence ATGAACCTTCTGGTACTTGCGCTGGCACCCGTTGTTATTATTGCCGCCTACATTTATTTTCGCGACAAATACGAAAAAGAGCCTTTGCGCCTGTTGTTATTCGCTTTGTTGGCCGGCGGTTTAACCGTAATTCCAATTTTATTTCTCGAAGGGTTTTTAGACCGGTTTACTGTGCGTTTCACGTGGTTGCTTGCGGCAGGCTGGAAAGCTTTTGCCGTTGCCGCCTTTTCGGAGGAGCTGTTTAAATACCTGGCGCTTTATCTGCTGATTTGGAAAAGCCCCGAGTTTAACGAAAAGTTCGACGGGATTGTTTATGCCGTTTATGTTTCGCTGGGTTTTGCCGCGGTTGAGAATGTACTATACGTAATGGATGGAGGCCTGAGTACTGGAATTATGCGGGCAATAACTGCCGTTCCGGCACATGCCATTTTCGGAATTACCATGGGATTTTATTTTGGCCTGGCAAAGTTCTACGAAAAACAGCGCCAAAGTCTGAAACAAAAAGCCTTGCTTTTTCCTATCCTGCTGCATGGCATTTACGACTTTATTCTTTTTACCGAAATTGGCTGGCTAACCATTGTTTTTGTGGGCTTTGTGGTTTACCTCTACATCTCTGGCTTAAAACGTTTACGCGAATTATCGAAACAGTCGATATATAATACCGATTACGATTTGTTAAATGAAAAACTGAGTAACATTAAATGA
- a CDS encoding DUF6146 family protein, whose amino-acid sequence MMKTRYILLLLFIGGAMFLSACSGTKKVAESESTSVEVTGKDSVEYDVETFNTKFDIWYQRQNTPASYRSQSYYESWNKQYVSAWNAKCAAGSPDWTFEPVVGYDPTEDYGFEMNHKLFYYFMYVENILKKKIIPGGPHVVFK is encoded by the coding sequence ATGATGAAGACAAGATACATATTACTGTTGTTATTTATTGGGGGAGCAATGTTTTTATCCGCCTGTTCGGGTACAAAAAAGGTTGCTGAAAGCGAATCAACGAGTGTTGAGGTAACGGGGAAGGACAGTGTTGAGTATGATGTGGAAACATTTAATACCAAGTTTGATATTTGGTATCAGCGGCAAAATACTCCGGCCAGCTATCGTTCGCAATCGTATTACGAGAGCTGGAACAAACAATATGTAAGTGCGTGGAATGCCAAATGTGCGGCAGGATCGCCAGACTGGACATTTGAGCCGGTGGTTGGATATGATCCTACCGAAGATTATGGTTTTGAAATGAACCACAAATTGTTTTACTACTTCATGTACGTTGAAAATATTCTGAAAAAGAAGATTATTCCCGGAGGGCCACACGTGGTGTTTAAGTAG
- a CDS encoding endonuclease/exonuclease/phosphatase family protein, with the protein MRKALRNILFLVNILLVLALAASYLSVYIPPDKYWLPSLFGMAYPFLLAGNLIFLLLWLLFKPRYALLSLGFVVVGWGYFTRFMQLKGESSEEANIKVVSYNVKHFVADTSGTQKENATKIISFLAEQNADIICLQEARLRKNSIFNLAQTVKDLESIKHYQFARSSTTYGSVTMTRYPIVHMGEIRFENTRNISIYTDVLIDGDTVRIFNIHLQSYLIDPDKYSIIDSPGLNEEKDIEEVKEMSRKFKDAFEMRAEQVREIRKYIDESPHNVILCGDFNDTPVSFSYRTLSDGLTDAFVSSGRGIGRTYIGKLPSFRIDYILHGDRFESYNFETLDYRMSDHLPVSCSLLKKD; encoded by the coding sequence TTGAGAAAAGCACTCCGTAACATATTATTTCTTGTCAACATTCTTTTGGTGCTGGCCCTTGCGGCATCGTATCTTTCGGTGTACATTCCGCCAGATAAGTATTGGTTACCGTCTTTGTTCGGAATGGCCTATCCGTTTTTGCTGGCCGGCAACTTAATATTTCTATTGCTTTGGTTGTTGTTCAAGCCGCGTTATGCCTTGCTATCGCTGGGTTTTGTAGTTGTAGGATGGGGTTACTTTACGCGTTTTATGCAGCTGAAAGGTGAAAGCAGCGAGGAGGCAAACATTAAAGTGGTATCATACAATGTAAAGCATTTTGTGGCGGATACCAGCGGCACTCAGAAGGAAAATGCAACAAAAATCATCTCGTTTTTAGCCGAACAGAATGCCGATATTATTTGTTTGCAGGAAGCCCGTTTGCGAAAGAACAGCATTTTTAACCTGGCACAAACGGTAAAAGACCTTGAGTCGATAAAACACTACCAGTTTGCGCGCTCTAGTACCACTTACGGCTCGGTAACAATGACACGCTACCCGATTGTACATATGGGGGAGATCCGCTTTGAAAACACACGAAATATTTCCATTTATACCGATGTTTTAATTGATGGCGACACTGTTCGTATTTTCAATATTCACCTGCAGTCGTACCTGATCGATCCGGATAAATATTCGATTATTGATTCGCCCGGACTTAATGAAGAGAAAGATATTGAGGAAGTGAAAGAAATGAGCCGGAAATTTAAAGATGCTTTTGAGATGCGGGCAGAACAAGTGCGCGAAATTCGCAAGTACATCGATGAGTCGCCCCACAACGTAATTCTTTGTGGCGATTTTAACGATACTCCGGTTTCTTTTTCGTACCGTACTTTATCTGATGGATTAACCGATGCTTTTGTTAGCTCGGGGCGTGGTATTGGACGAACTTATATTGGCAAATTACCTTCGTTCCGAATCGACTACATTTTGCATGGCGACCGGTTTGAGTCGTACAATTTTGAAACACTCGATTACCGCATGTCCGATCACTTGCCGGTTAGTTGCAGTTTATTAAAGAAAGATTAG
- the lpxK gene encoding tetraacyldisaccharide 4'-kinase, whose amino-acid sequence MVKILLYPLSWLYGTIIFLRNRAYDLKLLKSREFDVPVISIGNITVGGTGKTPHVEYLVELLKEKYGVATLSRGYKRKTKGFRLVEVGSSAQDVGDEPLQIKNKFPEATVSVCENRVSGVEKLLEPANEKTPDVVLLDDAFQHRRISPGINILLIDYNRQLKNDALLPVGRLREGMYQMRRANIIIFTKCPEEVTPIMRRILGNDVNLLPYQSLYFTRLVYGTLQSVFNAPEIDEASYKNVACHMLVVTGIASPKQMHSFIRKMGTNMETLSFPDHHAYSMNDVREIEKKFKEIKSEKKLIVTTEKDAMRFKDIGEMSDELKNAMYYLPVKIDFLEEEKKSFNKKILNYVGENKSNRELHKRKNSGKS is encoded by the coding sequence ATGGTAAAAATTTTACTTTATCCTTTATCCTGGTTGTACGGAACAATAATTTTTCTGCGCAACAGAGCCTACGATTTGAAGCTATTGAAATCGAGGGAATTTGATGTGCCCGTAATTTCTATTGGTAACATTACTGTGGGAGGTACCGGAAAAACACCGCATGTTGAGTACCTGGTAGAATTGCTGAAAGAAAAATACGGCGTGGCAACGTTGAGTCGTGGTTATAAACGCAAAACAAAAGGCTTTCGTTTGGTAGAGGTTGGGTCTTCTGCACAAGATGTTGGAGACGAGCCGCTGCAGATAAAAAATAAATTTCCTGAGGCAACTGTTTCCGTTTGCGAAAACCGGGTTTCGGGAGTTGAGAAGTTACTCGAACCCGCCAACGAAAAAACACCCGATGTGGTTTTGCTCGACGATGCTTTTCAACACCGCCGAATTTCGCCGGGTATTAATATTTTGCTGATTGACTATAACCGTCAGTTAAAAAATGATGCATTGCTGCCTGTTGGTCGTTTACGCGAAGGAATGTATCAAATGCGCCGGGCAAACATTATTATTTTCACCAAGTGCCCCGAGGAGGTGACTCCAATAATGCGTCGTATTTTAGGAAATGATGTGAACCTGCTGCCATACCAAAGTTTGTATTTTACCCGTTTGGTTTATGGTACGCTGCAATCTGTTTTTAATGCGCCCGAAATTGATGAGGCGAGTTATAAAAATGTTGCCTGCCATATGTTGGTTGTAACCGGCATTGCATCGCCAAAGCAAATGCATTCCTTTATCCGAAAAATGGGTACCAATATGGAAACATTAAGTTTCCCCGATCATCATGCCTACAGTATGAATGATGTAAGGGAGATTGAGAAGAAGTTTAAAGAAATAAAATCAGAAAAAAAGTTAATTGTGACAACCGAAAAGGATGCTATGCGTTTTAAAGACATCGGCGAAATGAGCGATGAGCTGAAAAATGCCATGTATTACCTGCCGGTAAAAATTGATTTTCTGGAAGAAGAAAAAAAATCGTTTAATAAGAAGATATTGAATTATGTTGGAGAAAATAAAAGTAACCGCGAACTTCATAAAAGAAAGAATTCAGGCAAGTCCTGA
- a CDS encoding SMP-30/gluconolactonase/LRE family protein, producing MKHTVLFIAIVVLLSGCSETKTKKAELVLDTQSTLGEGAVWNYKTGELMWVDIKKEILNIYYPTTGYNKEMFTGQMIGTVVPTESDNALVALQNGIYYFNIETGAKKLLVDPEVDLPDNRFNDGKCDPSGRFWAGTISLSGEMEVAALYRFDSDTTVHKMVDKVSISNGIVWSADKTKMYYIDTPTQKVMAYDYDDATGEISNPEVAVTVPAELGSPDGMTIDENDNLWVALWGGSAVGCWNPKTGELIDKIEVPAKNVTSCAFGDEDLGTLYITSAREQTSDEYLAKYPHAGGVFKYRPGVKGVQAFYFNDVN from the coding sequence ATGAAGCATACCGTTTTATTTATTGCAATCGTAGTACTTCTGTCTGGCTGTTCAGAAACAAAAACTAAAAAAGCCGAATTGGTGCTCGACACTCAATCAACTCTTGGCGAAGGTGCTGTATGGAACTACAAAACCGGTGAGTTAATGTGGGTCGATATTAAGAAGGAAATTCTGAACATTTACTACCCGACTACCGGCTATAACAAAGAAATGTTTACCGGCCAGATGATCGGCACTGTTGTTCCAACCGAGAGCGATAATGCACTGGTTGCTTTGCAAAATGGTATTTATTATTTCAATATTGAAACAGGAGCAAAAAAATTGCTGGTTGATCCGGAGGTTGACTTGCCCGATAACCGTTTTAACGACGGGAAATGCGATCCATCGGGGCGTTTTTGGGCAGGAACAATAAGTCTTAGCGGAGAGATGGAAGTGGCAGCTTTATATCGTTTCGACTCTGATACTACCGTTCATAAAATGGTAGATAAAGTCAGCATTTCAAACGGAATTGTGTGGTCGGCCGATAAAACAAAAATGTATTACATCGATACGCCAACACAAAAAGTTATGGCTTACGATTACGACGATGCTACAGGTGAAATTTCAAATCCGGAAGTTGCCGTAACTGTGCCGGCAGAATTGGGTTCTCCGGATGGAATGACCATCGACGAAAACGATAACCTGTGGGTTGCGCTTTGGGGTGGTTCGGCCGTTGGTTGCTGGAATCCCAAAACCGGAGAACTGATTGATAAAATTGAAGTGCCGGCGAAAAATGTTACCTCTTGCGCTTTCGGCGACGAGGATTTGGGAACACTTTACATCACCTCGGCACGAGAACAAACAAGTGACGAATATTTAGCGAAATATCCACATGCCGGTGGTGTTTTTAAATACCGTCCGGGAGTTAAAGGTGTGCAGGCATTTTATTTCAACGATGTAAATTAG
- the prmC gene encoding peptide chain release factor N(5)-glutamine methyltransferase, protein MQKTIQYIRAELAPFYPETEISGFVQLIMNSVLDLSYTQIILEKDRVLETTETNRIKRVVERLKTHEPIQYILGVAEFYGLQLNVKPGVLIPRPETEELVEWISKTEIPKPAKILDIGTGSGCIALALKNVLTTANVQAVDVSETALLLATENAGKNKLNVEFEHADILKWQERSWPHFDVIVSNPPYVMEREKQQMEANVLEHEPELALFVSDTDPLIFYRTIAQFASKQLNDGGYLFFEINENLGEEMVALVKQLGFKSIELRRDLNGKSRMLKCQK, encoded by the coding sequence ATGCAGAAAACTATTCAATACATCCGGGCAGAATTGGCGCCGTTTTACCCCGAAACCGAAATATCAGGGTTTGTTCAATTAATAATGAATAGTGTGTTGGATTTGTCGTATACGCAAATAATTCTGGAGAAAGACCGGGTATTGGAAACCACTGAAACGAACCGGATAAAAAGGGTTGTTGAGCGTTTGAAAACACACGAACCCATTCAATATATTTTGGGCGTTGCCGAATTTTACGGTTTGCAACTGAATGTAAAACCTGGCGTTTTAATTCCGCGACCGGAAACCGAAGAGTTGGTGGAGTGGATCAGTAAAACGGAAATTCCGAAGCCTGCGAAAATTCTGGATATTGGCACAGGAAGCGGTTGTATTGCGCTGGCACTAAAAAATGTGTTGACCACTGCAAATGTTCAGGCTGTTGACGTATCAGAAACAGCATTGTTGCTTGCCACCGAAAATGCCGGTAAAAATAAGTTGAACGTAGAATTTGAACACGCCGATATTTTAAAGTGGCAGGAACGTTCGTGGCCGCATTTTGATGTAATAGTGAGCAACCCACCCTATGTTATGGAACGAGAAAAACAGCAGATGGAAGCCAACGTGTTGGAGCACGAACCCGAGTTGGCTTTGTTTGTGAGTGATACCGATCCGCTGATATTTTACCGTACCATTGCGCAGTTTGCTTCGAAACAATTGAATGACGGAGGATACTTGTTTTTTGAAATCAACGAGAATTTAGGAGAAGAAATGGTGGCGCTGGTTAAGCAGTTGGGATTTAAGTCGATAGAATTACGCCGCGATTTGAACGGCAAAAGCCGCATGTTGAAATGTCAAAAATAA
- a CDS encoding bifunctional riboflavin kinase/FAD synthetase, which yields MKIHYSLDHFNAHNPVVTIGTFDGLHKGHQSVIEQLKELAKEIDGETVIFTFYPHPRIVTSPNETSLRLLTTKEEKIKLFEKFGVDHLIIYPFNEEFAEITYTEFVKDILVNKIGTRCLVVGYDHRFGKNREGGYEYLQKCAEKNNFTVKKTDALSVEAEKVSSTKIRAALQSGDIKKANQYLGYEFTLHGTVVQGMQLGRKLGFPTANIEASDKYKIIPGYGVYAVLIEIGDQQYKGMLNIGTRPTFNNNADNRSIEVNIFDFSGDMYGQNITLVFIDKIREEQKFAGIEALVEQLKNDKEVAIKLLNDY from the coding sequence GTGAAAATCCATTATTCGCTTGATCATTTTAATGCCCATAATCCTGTGGTAACTATCGGTACATTCGATGGTTTGCATAAAGGACATCAATCGGTAATTGAACAGTTAAAAGAGCTGGCAAAAGAAATTGATGGCGAAACAGTGATTTTTACCTTTTATCCTCACCCGCGCATTGTTACATCGCCTAACGAAACCAGTTTGCGTTTGCTGACAACCAAAGAGGAAAAAATTAAGTTGTTTGAAAAGTTCGGCGTCGATCATCTGATCATTTATCCATTTAACGAAGAATTTGCTGAAATAACATATACAGAATTTGTAAAAGACATTTTGGTAAATAAAATAGGCACCCGTTGTTTGGTGGTTGGCTACGACCATCGTTTTGGAAAAAACCGCGAGGGCGGTTACGAATACCTTCAAAAATGTGCCGAAAAGAACAATTTCACCGTAAAAAAAACGGATGCACTTTCGGTTGAAGCCGAAAAAGTGAGTTCTACAAAAATACGGGCGGCACTGCAGTCGGGCGACATAAAAAAAGCCAACCAATACCTGGGTTACGAATTTACGCTGCACGGAACCGTTGTACAGGGTATGCAACTGGGGCGCAAATTGGGTTTCCCTACTGCAAACATTGAAGCTTCGGATAAATACAAAATTATTCCGGGTTATGGTGTTTATGCTGTTTTAATTGAAATTGGCGACCAACAATACAAAGGAATGCTGAATATTGGCACGCGCCCAACTTTTAATAACAATGCCGACAACCGAAGTATTGAAGTAAATATTTTTGATTTTTCGGGCGATATGTATGGCCAGAATATTACGCTTGTTTTTATCGACAAAATCAGGGAAGAACAAAAGTTTGCCGGCATTGAAGCTCTGGTCGAACAACTCAAAAACGACAAAGAAGTAGCCATAAAATTGCTTAACGATTACTAA
- the ribD gene encoding bifunctional diaminohydroxyphosphoribosylaminopyrimidine deaminase/5-amino-6-(5-phosphoribosylamino)uracil reductase RibD: MTTEEKYMARCIELARMGAGHVSPNPMVGCVIVHSGQIIGEGFHQKHGQAHAEVNAINSVTDKEKLKESTIYVSLEPCAHYGLTPPCSDLIIQKQIPRVVVGSIDPFAKVAGKGIERLKKAGVEVKTGVLKAECDELNRRFFTFHQKQRPYILLKWAQTSDGFIDKDRSAEDYGEPTWITGPRALLRVHQMRAEEDAIMVGTNTAEKDNPSLTVRLIEGKNPLRIVLDRQLRLDKKLNLFDNSTKTIVFNGLENHSYKNTEYIKIDFTGQLLPQILEVLHKKNVLSLIVEGGQQLLATFIDAGLWDEAHVYTGHTYFGNGIKAPSLSATSGLAETIGKDKLVIYRNTDS; encoded by the coding sequence ATGACAACCGAAGAAAAATATATGGCTCGTTGTATCGAGCTGGCCCGAATGGGGGCCGGACATGTTTCGCCAAACCCGATGGTTGGTTGTGTAATCGTTCACTCCGGCCAAATTATTGGCGAAGGATTTCACCAAAAACACGGGCAGGCTCACGCCGAAGTAAACGCCATAAATTCGGTAACCGACAAGGAAAAGCTGAAGGAAAGCACGATTTACGTTTCGCTGGAACCCTGTGCACATTACGGATTAACACCACCTTGTTCCGACCTGATCATTCAGAAACAAATTCCGCGTGTGGTAGTTGGAAGTATCGACCCGTTTGCGAAAGTGGCCGGGAAAGGAATAGAACGACTAAAAAAAGCCGGTGTTGAAGTAAAAACCGGCGTTTTGAAAGCAGAATGCGACGAACTGAACCGTCGCTTTTTTACGTTTCACCAAAAACAACGGCCTTATATTTTGCTGAAATGGGCACAAACCTCTGACGGATTTATTGACAAAGACCGAAGTGCCGAAGATTACGGCGAACCAACCTGGATTACCGGACCGCGGGCACTTTTGCGCGTACACCAAATGCGTGCCGAAGAAGATGCCATTATGGTGGGCACAAACACGGCAGAGAAAGACAATCCTTCGCTTACTGTTCGGCTGATAGAAGGTAAAAATCCGTTGCGGATTGTACTGGATCGTCAGTTGCGTTTGGATAAAAAGCTAAACCTTTTTGATAATTCAACCAAAACCATTGTTTTTAACGGGCTTGAAAATCACAGCTACAAAAACACTGAATACATAAAAATTGATTTCACCGGTCAGCTTCTTCCTCAAATTCTTGAGGTGCTTCACAAAAAAAATGTGTTGTCGTTAATTGTAGAAGGAGGGCAGCAATTACTGGCTACTTTTATTGATGCGGGATTATGGGACGAAGCGCATGTATACACCGGGCATACCTATTTTGGCAATGGCATAAAAGCACCTTCGTTGTCAGCAACTTCCGGACTAGCTGAAACAATTGGAAAAGACAAATTGGTTATTTACCGAAATACAGATAGTTAG
- the cls gene encoding cardiolipin synthase has translation MFDWSEFWNWFYLIFLITAIPVALMIILEKRSPFKTAAWILVLILIPIFGMIFYLVFGQEYRKRKMFSRRGIKSLKAMRRLSAEQLKNIEQNKLISLAGLEEQAHLIRLLLNNSDSLLTTGNTLHLLKDGQQTFDQIFNAIEKARHHIHMEYYIFADDKIGSKLKHLLIKKRQKGVEVRIIVDDVGSWGLSKKFFRELQDNDVEIYPFMEVRFPRFTSRVNYRNHRKIIVIDGKMGFIGGINIADRYIEGMEGLGHWRDTHLQIGGDAATTLQVIFAADWYFITKQNLYGYKYFPPLSDAPGVPVQVSASGPDYSWKSIEQAFFGAITSARKRIYIVTPYLMPPPELKEALKTAALSQVDVRIIIPEKSDASLSKWCSFSYVEDLLEAGVRIFLYQKGFIHSKYLLVDDFISSVGTSNFDFRSFETNFEANAFIYQKEFTDQLEEHFLSDLQHCREVKYREWRKRPLIDKIRESLAHIISPMF, from the coding sequence ATGTTTGATTGGAGTGAATTCTGGAACTGGTTTTACCTGATCTTTCTAATTACGGCAATTCCCGTTGCCCTGATGATTATTTTAGAAAAACGATCGCCATTTAAAACAGCTGCCTGGATTTTAGTACTGATTCTGATCCCCATTTTCGGAATGATTTTCTACCTTGTTTTCGGGCAGGAATACCGGAAAAGAAAAATGTTTTCGAGGCGCGGCATAAAAAGCCTGAAAGCAATGCGCCGATTAAGTGCCGAACAGTTGAAAAACATTGAGCAAAACAAACTTATTTCGCTGGCAGGATTGGAAGAACAGGCACATTTAATTCGCTTACTGCTGAATAATTCCGACTCGTTGCTAACCACCGGAAACACCCTCCACCTGTTAAAAGACGGGCAGCAAACTTTCGATCAGATTTTTAATGCTATTGAAAAAGCACGCCACCACATTCACATGGAATATTACATTTTTGCCGATGATAAAATTGGCAGCAAACTGAAACATTTGCTGATAAAAAAACGGCAGAAAGGTGTTGAGGTGCGCATTATTGTTGACGATGTTGGCAGCTGGGGACTGAGCAAAAAGTTTTTCCGCGAATTGCAGGATAACGACGTTGAAATATACCCCTTTATGGAGGTTCGTTTCCCGCGGTTTACCTCGAGGGTAAATTACCGTAACCACCGAAAAATTATTGTTATCGATGGTAAAATGGGCTTTATTGGCGGAATAAACATTGCCGACCGGTACATTGAAGGAATGGAAGGATTGGGCCACTGGCGCGATACACATTTGCAAATTGGCGGCGATGCAGCAACAACGCTGCAGGTTATTTTTGCTGCCGACTGGTATTTTATCACCAAACAAAATCTTTACGGATACAAATATTTCCCGCCCCTTTCCGATGCTCCGGGGGTTCCTGTGCAGGTTTCGGCAAGTGGCCCCGATTACAGCTGGAAAAGTATTGAACAGGCTTTTTTTGGTGCCATTACCTCGGCACGAAAACGGATTTACATTGTTACGCCCTACCTGATGCCGCCACCTGAATTAAAGGAAGCACTAAAAACGGCAGCACTCAGCCAGGTTGACGTGCGCATTATTATCCCCGAAAAATCGGATGCTTCGTTATCAAAATGGTGTTCGTTTTCGTATGTTGAAGATTTGCTCGAAGCCGGCGTTCGTATTTTCCTTTACCAGAAAGGCTTTATTCACAGCAAATACCTGCTGGTCGACGATTTTATTTCGAGTGTTGGAACCAGTAATTTCGACTTCCGCAGTTTCGAAACCAATTTTGAAGCCAATGCATTTATCTATCAGAAAGAATTTACCGACCAACTGGAAGAGCACTTTTTAAGTGATTTACAACATTGCCGCGAAGTAAAATACCGCGAATGGCGCAAACGACCTTTGATTGACAAAATCCGCGAATCGCTGGCGCATATTATTAGCCCGATGTTTTGA